In Carassius gibelio isolate Cgi1373 ecotype wild population from Czech Republic chromosome B17, carGib1.2-hapl.c, whole genome shotgun sequence, a single window of DNA contains:
- the abraxas2 gene encoding BRISC complex subunit Abraxas 2 isoform X2 — translation MGRLVYSVCAKDCGLGAYVSIMAASISGYTFSSVCYHSANTNSDHEGFLLGEVRQEETLSISDSHIGSSEFVSVIEVHNHEPCAQLFSFYDYAGNVNEENLNRILKDRRKNVIGWYRFRRNTQQQMSFREQVIHKQLTNILGIPDLVFLLFSFISTANSSTHALEYVLFRPNRNYNQRISLSIPNLGNTSQQEYKVSSVPNTSKNYAGVIKEHGNEFFDKDGVMKDIRAIFQVYSALQERVQAVCCEVDQSERVREKIQEEVNKLKEEIALRKRNRAEEERRLQEAAAVPLPDNSALPDSSQSSPTQVVLSGPSVEPSVERPVNSSSPPIYSTTLPPDSPSAILLPRPQAVGSPGHPSPSLGLGNGDGSSSDSLNRQATGQEDGDDEDSSEYENLVSEQLQPPSLTETVTLGRPATLWPDGDAHSPPGS, via the exons ATGGGAAGGCTGGTGTACAGTGTGTGCGCAAAGGATTGTGGGCTCGGCGCGTATGTTTCCATCATGGCGGCGTCAATTTCGGGATACACTTTTAGTTCTGTGTGTTATCACAGTGCCAACACCAATTCCGATCAT GAGGGCTTCCTGTTGGGAGAAGTGAGACAGGAGGAGACTTTAAGCATCAGTGACTCACACATCGGTAGTTCAGAATTCGTCAGTGTAATAG AGGTCCATAATCATGAACCTTGTGCACAACTGTTTAG CTTTTATGACTATGCGGGTAACGTCAATGAAGAAAATCTCAACAGAATCCTCAAGGACAGAAGAAAA AATGTTATCGGCTGGTACCGGTTTAGAAGGAACACTCAACAGCAGATGTCATTCAGGGAGCAGGTGATCCACAAGCAGTTGACCAATATACTTGGCATCCCAGATCTGGTCTTCCTCCTGTTCAGCTTCATCTCCACAGCCAATAGTTCCACACATGCTTTGGAGTATGTGCTCTTCAGGCCCAACAGAAA CTATAATCAGAGGATATCTCTAAGCATCCCAAACCTGGGCAACACCAGTCAACAGGAATATAAAGTCTCCTCTGTGCCGAACACCTCCAAGAACTACGCCGGGGTCATTAAAGAACATGG gaATGAGTTTTTTGATAAGGATGGGGTGATGAAGGACATTCGAGCTATTTTTCAAGTATACAGTGCCCTTCAAGAAAGAGTGCAG GCGGTGTGTTGTGAAGTAGATCAAAGTGAACGAGTGAGGGAGAAAATCCAAGAAGAAGTGAACAAACTCAAAGAGGAAATCGCTCTCAGGAAACGGAACCGCGCTGAGGAAGAGAGAA GACTCCAAGAGGCAGCCGCTGTCCCGCTTCCTGATAACTCTGCCCTTCCTGACTCCTCACAGTCTTCACCGACTCAAGTCGTGCTCTCAGGTCCCTCGGTGGAGCCCAGTGTAGAGAGACCCGTGAACTCCTCATCTCCACCAATCTACAGCACCACACTGCCTCCAGATTCACCAAGCGCTATACTGCTACCGCGGCCCCAAGCCGTAGGTTCGCCCGGACACCCGTCTCCCAGTCTGGGCCTGGGAAACGGAGACGGTTCGAGCTCAGATTCCCTGAACCGCCAGGCCACCGGCCAGGAGGACGGCGACGACGAGGACAGTAGCGAGTACGAAAATTTAGTTAGCGAGCAATTGCAACCACCCTCCTTAACAGAAACTGTTACATTAGGACGACCGGCTACACTGTGGCCCGACGGAGATGCCCACAGCCCCCCAGGCTCCTAG
- the eef1akmt2 gene encoding EEF1A lysine methyltransferase 2 produces MLTSRVVMSTHGAEDCPLQCKQSEDDFAPSKLGTKDFWDDAYKRELQTFKDIGDVGEIWFGEESMGRVIRWMEAQNVPENAAILDIGTGNGMFLVELAKHGFSNLTGIDYSKAAVELTVNILEEEGLKHVKIQVEDFLNPSTALKGFDVCIDKGTFDAISLSPEDREEAKKLYVNSLKTVMQPGGFFIITSCNWTKEQLLQIFRPGFELVRELPTPRFQFGGVTGNSVTALVFKRID; encoded by the exons ATGTTGACGAGTCGAGTCGTCATGAGCACACATGGGGCAGAAGACTGTCCGCTGCAGTGCAAACAATCAGAAGATGATTTTGCTCCTTCAAAACTCGGAACAAAGGACTT CTGGGATGATGCTTACAAGAGAGAGCTTCAGACTTTCAAGGATATTGGAGATGTTGGAGAAATATG GTTTGGAGAGGAAAGCATGGGCAGAGTAATCAGATGGATGGAAGCACAAAATGTACCTGAAAATGCTGCCATACTTGACATTGGAACTGGAAACGGGATGTTTCTTGTGGAACTG GCCAAGCATGGTTTTTCAAACCTCACTGGAATTGACTATTCAAAGGCTGCTGTGGAGCTCACCGTAAATATTTTGGAAGAGGAAGGcttaaaacatgttaaaattcAG GTGGAGGATTTCCtgaaccccagcactgcattGAAGGGTTTTGATGTATGTATAGATAAAGGCACATTTGATGCCATTAGTTTGAGCCCAGAGGACAGAGAGGAGGCAAAAAAGCTCTATGTGAACTCTTTAAAAACTGTAATGCAGCCAGGAGGCTTCTTCATCATCACCTCCTGCAACTGGACCAAAGAGCAGCTGCTCCAGATCTTCAGACCTG GGTTTGAGTTGGTCCGAGAGCTGCCCACCCCTCGTTTCCAGTTTGGTGGTGTGACGGGGAACAGCGTGACAGCTTTGGTATTTAAACGGATTGATTGA
- the abraxas2 gene encoding BRISC complex subunit Abraxas 2 isoform X1, producing the protein MGRLVYSVCAKDCGLGAYVSIMAASISGYTFSSVCYHSANTNSDHEGFLLGEVRQEETLSISDSHIGSSEFVSVIEVHNHEPCAQLFSFYDYAGNVNEENLNRILKDRRKNVIGWYRFRRNTQQQMSFREQVIHKQLTNILGIPDLVFLLFSFISTANSSTHALEYVLFRPNRNSYNQRISLSIPNLGNTSQQEYKVSSVPNTSKNYAGVIKEHGNEFFDKDGVMKDIRAIFQVYSALQERVQAVCCEVDQSERVREKIQEEVNKLKEEIALRKRNRAEEERRLQEAAAVPLPDNSALPDSSQSSPTQVVLSGPSVEPSVERPVNSSSPPIYSTTLPPDSPSAILLPRPQAVGSPGHPSPSLGLGNGDGSSSDSLNRQATGQEDGDDEDSSEYENLVSEQLQPPSLTETVTLGRPATLWPDGDAHSPPGS; encoded by the exons ATGGGAAGGCTGGTGTACAGTGTGTGCGCAAAGGATTGTGGGCTCGGCGCGTATGTTTCCATCATGGCGGCGTCAATTTCGGGATACACTTTTAGTTCTGTGTGTTATCACAGTGCCAACACCAATTCCGATCAT GAGGGCTTCCTGTTGGGAGAAGTGAGACAGGAGGAGACTTTAAGCATCAGTGACTCACACATCGGTAGTTCAGAATTCGTCAGTGTAATAG AGGTCCATAATCATGAACCTTGTGCACAACTGTTTAG CTTTTATGACTATGCGGGTAACGTCAATGAAGAAAATCTCAACAGAATCCTCAAGGACAGAAGAAAA AATGTTATCGGCTGGTACCGGTTTAGAAGGAACACTCAACAGCAGATGTCATTCAGGGAGCAGGTGATCCACAAGCAGTTGACCAATATACTTGGCATCCCAGATCTGGTCTTCCTCCTGTTCAGCTTCATCTCCACAGCCAATAGTTCCACACATGCTTTGGAGTATGTGCTCTTCAGGCCCAACAGAAA TAGCTATAATCAGAGGATATCTCTAAGCATCCCAAACCTGGGCAACACCAGTCAACAGGAATATAAAGTCTCCTCTGTGCCGAACACCTCCAAGAACTACGCCGGGGTCATTAAAGAACATGG gaATGAGTTTTTTGATAAGGATGGGGTGATGAAGGACATTCGAGCTATTTTTCAAGTATACAGTGCCCTTCAAGAAAGAGTGCAG GCGGTGTGTTGTGAAGTAGATCAAAGTGAACGAGTGAGGGAGAAAATCCAAGAAGAAGTGAACAAACTCAAAGAGGAAATCGCTCTCAGGAAACGGAACCGCGCTGAGGAAGAGAGAA GACTCCAAGAGGCAGCCGCTGTCCCGCTTCCTGATAACTCTGCCCTTCCTGACTCCTCACAGTCTTCACCGACTCAAGTCGTGCTCTCAGGTCCCTCGGTGGAGCCCAGTGTAGAGAGACCCGTGAACTCCTCATCTCCACCAATCTACAGCACCACACTGCCTCCAGATTCACCAAGCGCTATACTGCTACCGCGGCCCCAAGCCGTAGGTTCGCCCGGACACCCGTCTCCCAGTCTGGGCCTGGGAAACGGAGACGGTTCGAGCTCAGATTCCCTGAACCGCCAGGCCACCGGCCAGGAGGACGGCGACGACGAGGACAGTAGCGAGTACGAAAATTTAGTTAGCGAGCAATTGCAACCACCCTCCTTAACAGAAACTGTTACATTAGGACGACCGGCTACACTGTGGCCCGACGGAGATGCCCACAGCCCCCCAGGCTCCTAG